A segment of the Fusarium musae strain F31 chromosome 2, whole genome shotgun sequence genome:
CCCGTACGACATAATCTTTGATCTCACCCATGCATGGCCAAGTGTGCTGTACTTCCTCCATTGCATCAATGACGGTCGAGAGTGACCGTGCAATGTCTGAGTCTTCCCACGAGGCTCCCTGGAAGAACCTCTTCATCATAATGGTGCCAGCTGCCGTGGATAGAGTCTGGACAAAGTCCAGTGGCAACGAGCGGAATCGATAGTGTCGCGAATATGTTCTCATCAAACGCAGGATAGCCTGCAGCGACTCGTAGCAGATCTCCACGTCTTCGCTTTCAGCAATACCTTGTTTCTCGTACATATGCGAAGGTGGCCGGTGAAGGATAATCATGATTGTATGGAATAGCATGCTTCAACTTGTTAGTGTATAAAGATGACGCGACTTAGGGGGGCAACTCACTGCATACGAAGCACCGATGGTTGCACCACTCCTACAGTCCATTGGTTCCAGTGCAGAGTACCGGGAAGACTCGATAGCCACTTTGTGAGCGACACGTGTATTTGTCGTGACCTGGCTGCAGCTACGGTGGCGTCGACGTTACCTCGACGATTCTCGAAGAGATCCGTGATCATGAGATGGGCGATCTTGCAGAGCTCTGCTTGGTAGATGAAGGACCCAACAAGTGCAACACCGTCTTCAAATTCTGTTGCTGAAGCACCTTTACAAATGTACGTGTCCAGCAAACCCTCCCAGTCTGGAGGGTACTGCAATCTGATAGTGTTGCGGACGTCTGATTCGCTGGGGTGCAGAGCTGGTGGTCTTCCAAAGTAGAGACTCAGTTGCTTGTCTGCAATGAAGATAGCCCAGTAGACTCGTCTAAGAATCTCCGTGTCGCGGTTTGATGTTCCTTCTGTCGAAGCGTCCCAGTTGTTTGGGTCAAGGTGAAGACCCATCTCATGGGCAAGTCGGAAGGCCATACCAGCAAAAAGCCAGCCCTTTGACGTGTGACCTACACCAATTTCACGGTATCCCAGCAAGGCCAAAGCCTGCAAGGTGGTGAGTTCTGGACTGTCGAGAGCTGCGTAGATCAGTTGCTGGGCCTGGTGGGCAAAGATATCGGATACTAAGCGAGAATCATCGAGCTGCATGGCGCCAAGCGAGCAGATAGCAAAGAGCAGGGCATCTGAATAGTATCTTCCCGAGCCAACATCATAGTCTCGTAAGAAGTACTCTCTGTAGATGAGCATATGGAACTGATACTGATATTTGAAATAGGCTGCCATGCATGTCTGGGAAGTCTCATCGTGAGGTGCGTAGACAAAGCTCGGGTCTCTCGGGCTACTGGAAGCGCTCACTTCCGGTATGTTCATCATGAGCGGTGTAGAGTTAGATTCGAGGTGGGTAGTTATCTCATCTGGGGATAATGAGACCTCTTGTGAGAGATGGATGTGAAAAGCGCTGGTGCCGCCGAAGAACTGAGTGGCATGGCTCGATCGAGGACGTCTCAGCTGTCCAGAACGGACCTGAGCAGCTACAACTTTGGGATCAGTATTTGACTTGGCATGGTCAATCTGCGACTTCTGTGTAATGTCGAGTGAGGCTGGTGGTGAGAGGGCGATCTCGGACAgcatctcatctctttcAGCGCTATCAGCAACGGCGAGCTTGCGAAGCAGCAGCTCAAGAGATGCCACTTGACCCTCCAGAGCTTGAACATAGCCTTTAGATATTGGCCTGGTTGGTCTTAGAGTTAGTGATAGTTCATGATTCTGGCGAGGTAGAGTCATACCGTTGCTTCTCTCCGCTACCGCTGAGGATACATTCCGTGCCAGCCTTGATACACCGCGAGCACGGTCGTTTTCGATCACATTTTATCTTGTTGAAGAGTTAGTTAGTTTGAGGCCAATATAGAGCTAAAGACATGGAAATCGTACCTTGCGGCGACGACATCGTTCACAACTATAGAAATCATTTTGGGTCAGCTCATGAAAGTGGAGCGGGCTTAGATGAGGGGATTACTCACGATATCTTGATGGACTCGCCCATTGGCGTTTCCTCCATGATGAGGGATTGGTAGAGGAGAAGACGCTTGAATATGGGGTTTCTGAGCGTTATCGCTATATTTTGAGACAATTAATTCTCGTACCATGGATCGTTGAGCGGCAGAAACGGTTCGTTTAGACGCCAAGGGTGAATCGCTGGCTACTACTGGCTGTTTTTAGTGGCTTGTCACTTGACCTCAGCCTTCAACATTCCTATATATCTATCTAATCACTATATATTGCTCATACAATTCTCAGGTGTGATGGGAAAACATGGGCAGATTAGGAGAAGTATTATCTAGAGATGAATGATTCTGGTAGATTCCGACTTGAATTGTAAACGGCGTGATTTCACTTGCTCGACGTACGTCCCGGGTAGCTCCAGATGATCTATCTGATCTGACAATTGCCTTGGAGAGTAGGTAAGGATGGATGGCTCCAATCGAAAGTGTCCAAAACAAGCGTTGAGTATTAAGAGAAAGGTCTTCTTACATGTAATGGccatacttttacttttgcttttattattttttattttttattttttattttttattttttatttttattttttatttattttttttttatatatcttttaatattttaatacgTCAGCTGTTTAGCCAGTTGAGGAGAACGCCTTGTGAATGGGAGCATATCAGTTCATGGTTAATATAACCCATCTTTTGAGCCAGCAAAGAGCAAAATGGTGAGCATCCTTGTCTCTTGGGGGCCTTGCAGCCAGCCTTGTAGATTCAAAGCCATGGGCCACTGCTTGTGGTGCAGTAAGTATATGGGTTTTGAAAGGAAACCTGATCGGAACATTGTTGCATGTGTGTTGTATACAGCCTCAAAACTTCTGACAGGGCTGTAGACTCACATGTCGATGCTTGTCGCGCTTGCTCACCCGTGGAACTCATTGACACCTGAAACACTTGAGTATGCACTGCAATAATCAACCGACAAGATCATGAACACAAAAGATAAGACCGCTGTTCTGCAAAGAAGCAACCAACACGAATATGCTTAATACAGAAATCTCCGAAGGCgcaggacgatgatgacaggGGAATATGCGGCCAACGGCCACCACGGAGACGGGCTTACTGAATGACAGGGATCTATTGAGTGGCATACATACTGAATATTCATACAtagtaagaagaagaagaagacgaagggCTGAAAGAGATGGCGAGTCTTGGCATTGGAAGCAGGGGTAAACATGCTGGCTTAGACCCGGAGTCGGCGGCAACGAGATGTCTCCGGTCTTGCTATCGTGAGTTGTGTATTTGCCGGTGACATTCATATTTTGTATCATGATGTATCTGCTATTTTCGTGATGATCTCAAGTATGGACTAGCGAGCGGGTGTAACCTCAATGCACGTCAGTAAAACCCGCCTTTGTTTGTCTCTGATTTCTGAGACATTCCTTTGACCTGTATTTACAGAGTACTTTGCTGACCTACCTCGCTCAGGGATAGGTACTCTGCGAAGAAAACAAGGCCATTCCCCCTAAGTGCCAAGAACTGTAGAGCCTAGCCTAGCACCTATGTCCATCGCCCACGCCGCAAGCTGGAACGACTTGGCCGATTTGAATGCCTGAAAGCCTCTTCCGCATGATGGGAAATTGTGGAATTGGGTCAAGTCTCGACCTCGGACCCGCTACGATATGGGCTATGCTTTGATATCGGCcgaggacaggacaggacaggacaggacaggacaggacagggcaAGGATATCGTGATTTAGCCTGGGTTCCTACAGTAGCGCTGAGATTCGGCCAATGATGGCTGCCACGTTTTTCTTGTCCGTAGCCTGCATCTTTAAtaacatcaccaactgcATAGAGGTCAATTCACTCTTACCTTAAGGTTACCTTACAGTGACAATGTCTCTCACTCTGAGGTGCCTTCGCTTAGATTCGACTCCTCAATCCAACCAATAATGCCTCAAGATACCTGGCCATAAGACGGATTCCTCTGGATTCTTGGCTCTTGGCTACCTATACTTTCACCTCTACCTAACCGCCCGCTGATTTGAAGTACCTCAGGCCCCCTGCGCGGGTGTGGCGGCCGACTAGCACtactaggtaaggtaggtaggtagtttaaaaaaaagaagcaaGGGTCTAAACGGTCTCTTTCAACTTACATGGGCCAGCCAACACTCACTCTATACCTAGCTACCTCGTAGTAGGCAAGGGAAGGGAACTCTTGGTAATATTGCTTCGTATGTATTAAAGGTCCGTCCCCATTGTCAGCTCAATTAGTCTCGTTTCCTTTGTTTCGTGTTTCTTTGTCCATTTCATCACCTCATATTAATGAAACTGTCCCCCATACTTAAACAACTCGCCATAATTCGAGGTCTAGGTAACTTAATGCCCCTGGTTATTGAACCACCCACATTCAGAACACCAGAGACCGAGTGCCTCAACCATCCATGATGACAGCTGCTCCGAAACTGTCGGATCCCGTCTCTGAAGAAGACTCTACACATACACCCAATAACGCCAACAACACTCATGATGGAGCCGTATCGAAAAAACAGCCCAGCCGGAAAAAATGGTTCATAATTGGTGCAATTGCGTGCCTAATAGTGCTAATACTGAGTTTGACGCTGGGGCTGTATTACGGACTCAAAAAGGTATGTTGCAACTGATCACtcaaacacacacacacacagtCTTTGGCAGTCTGTAAAATACCTACAACCTGAAGCACGACTAAACCTGTGTTCTCCAAAGGAACACAATGTCGATAAACCCACTGCCAAAGACAACGCCGACCAAACTCCCTCTCCACAACCCAGCGATAACCCAGACAACAACTCAGATGACAATGATGATAACAAAGACAAGGGGAAAAGCTCAGATGGCGATAAAGAAGAgccagaaaagaagaaagaaggtcCTTTTGTAGACTTGGGTTACTCCAAATATCAAGGCAATGTCCTCGAGAGCAATATCTATGAGTATCTCGGTATACGCTATGCAAAAGCCCCAACCGGCGATCTTCGATGGAAAGCACCGCAGGAACCCGAGTCCACAACCGGAACACTAAAGGCTCAAGAGGTAAATGCACTTCGGCTCACATCACAAATCAACGGTATCTCATTCTCTATAGTACGCCCCTTACTGCCCGGGAGTCAACGACGGTCTCAGCTCGCGCATCGACGAAGACTGTCTATTCGCCAACATATGGACTCCTGCAAATGCAACCTCTGACTCAAAACTCCCCGTCATGGTCTTCTTCCAATCAGGTGGCTACATTAGGAACGCTTCTCCATACGTGAACGGCACACGGCTCATCTCGGCctcaaacaacaacatcatctttgTAAACTTCAACTACCGTGTTGGCATGTTTGGTTTCCTCGCTTCCAAAGAGGtcaaagaagatggcgacTTCAACGCAGGATTGTTGGACCAGAGGTTCCTCCTCAGCTGGATCCAGAAACACATCGAGGTGTTTGGCGGTGATCCTGAGCATGTTATCCTCCATGGTGAATCTGCCGGTGCCGGATCTGTGGCCCTTCAGCTCGTTGCCTACGGTGGAAAAGACGAGGGTCTTTTTGCTGGTGCCATTGCTGAGTCGACATTCATGCCTGGTCTCCCTAGCCCTGACGATCTACAGTATCAGTTCGATCGAGTTGCCAACGCCACAGACTGTGCTGATGCCGACGACGCATTGAAGTGCCTCCGTGGAATCAAGTCGCCGGACCTTCAAACCCACAACGAAAAGGCTCCTTTCGATGGCCGCACTTATCGATCTTACTTCTACTGGGCACCCACTACTGATGGTGACATGTTTTCAGACTTGCCTTCTAAGCTCTACGAGAAGGGCGAATTTGTCAAGGTGCCACTACTGTCTGGCTCTTGTACAAATGGTATGTATCTGAACCCATATTCATGTTGCACTGCTAATCCTGTACCTAGAGGGATCCAACTATGCCGTCAACGCAGGCAGCTCAGCCCAGTTCATACGCTACATGCAGAATGAATACCCCTATTTGACCACAGATGACACCGAGACTATTCTCGACCTCTACCCACAAGAGCCCAAGATCGCAAAACACGATACTTGGTTCCCCTCAGCCTCGCGTGCATACGGCGAAGCAACTTTCATCTGCCCAACaaacaacatcctcaacgCCTTCGCTGAGCACGCCGACCCCAAGACCCTCTGGTCCTATCGCTATAATGTTGCCATTGAAGAGTTCACAAACGACGGCTATGGCGTTCCTCATGTCTCCAATGCGCCCGCCGTCTTTGGCCCTGATATGACAGCTGCCAAAGCTGGCCCCAGCTATCGCACTTACAACGCGCCCATGGTCCCCATCGTCCAGAACTACTGGATCAGTTTTGTCCGTAGCTTCGACCCAAACACTCACCGTGACGAGGATGCTCCTCGATGGGAGAATTGGGGCGATGACCAGCGACGTCTAGTTTTTGAAttgaacaacaacaccatggAGAGTGTGAACAAGGGTCAACGGGAGCGATGCGAGGCTTGGTTAGATATGAGTGGTTCTACCAAGCAGTAATGATCTTGACGACTTTGATTACATCATGATTCACAACCATTTATTTCATTGAATATTACTTGATACCCGTGTCATATACATAATACATCTATGCACATTCACCCTGCCGATTCAATGCGATCAGACTCGTTGATCTCGTTCATCACCATGATTGCCTCGAACCAAGTAATCATATTTTTCATCTAATGCTAGTTCTGCCTCAAGTTGCTCAACATATCAATGTTTAGCATAATGCCGTTGTACTTCATGCCATCACAACAAGGTAATATGTTCAACTACCAACAAAATAATCGCTATAACATTCAGTCATGGTAGTGAATAATCTCACCCTGGTTGAATTTCACAGGAAAAAGTCACCATGTTATCCTGCAGAATCCGAATACTGAGATCGGCTTAGTGTTCGTCGCATTAAAGCTTGGACTGCCCGTTTTGCCTCTACTGCCCAGCGCTTCACTCGCCGTGTTCTATTGCGTATTCTCTGTGGCAACATTACGCTCTGTGTCAGCATAGAATCTTCAAAAGAGCTGCCCTGAGTAATCTCAGACCGTAACGGTGTAGGGTCGCTGAGGTTGGCCGGGCCCCTTGGCCTGTTCCGTCCGTTCGTCGGCGAAGCCCGGTGTCGAAGAAAAGACGACTTGTTCCTCATGGGCTTTGAATAGAGAGTTCTGTCAAAATTCTTCCTTACGAAGTTCTTCCCTGAATATAGTGTTTTGTCAAAGTCCCATCTGTCGAATATTCCAAGCCCGCTATCAAACTTTGGTTGACTCACTAGTTCCGCCGTTACTATACCCTTAGTTGAAGGGGGATAAGGAATATCAAACTGGTCAGACAGCTGTCGCGAAGGTCCTCGAATAGTTCCCTCGTCGATATTAGAGAGTCGcttatcaacaccaaactgTGCAAGTTGCTCTTCCAGTGCTTCCCTAAAGCTGGATCGATCTGTAAAAGCGTCTCTGTGAGGAAAGTTCTTCAACTCTAGGAGAGAGCTATACTGTTTTAGAGGGCTGTTGCGCATAATTGTTCCATCAGGGCCCATTAGCTTATTGCTCATTCGACTTCGAGACACTTTGAGTCTTAGTCTTGGCTTGATAGGATTACTGGAGCTTCTCTCAGGAATGCCCGGAGAGTCAAGGCTCCATTTGCTCTGAAGCCCTGACTGAGACGACCTTAGACGAACTTTGAACCGAGAGGGATTGGACTGGGTTGGATGGTAAGATGGCTTTGTCGAGTCATTGGTTCTTGATACCGGTTTTGAACATACCGTATCCGCACCTACTTTAGACTCCAGGCGAATAGCATTATTGGCAGGACTACTGGCATACATCTTATATGCGTGGGCTGCGGTATGTCTAGACGAGCTCCAACAATGGGGATCGGAATTGCGTTGTGCTTCGTCAGGTAACGGTGGCAAAGCCTTCATCAACTGCGGAATGCTGTTTGTGACCCTCAGCTGATGTGCTGGTGAGATTGGGTTAGGTGAAAGAATCCCAGCGTCTATATCTGCTTTTGCCCCGTCCAGGGGCACGTCCTGCTTCGGCAGAGCCACATCATTATTATTCGGGATCTTGATGTTTGTATTTGCGGGGGTTCGGCGATGATGCGCCCCATGGAGCTTTGGTTTCACAGAGACCGCTTCGTTTTCCATATGTAACGAAGGTTTGTCAGGGCATCGAGCTTCCGTCTTTGGTGGAACAGGAGGTGGACTTGCCCGAACAGTGTCATGTTCACCAGACCCCTTCTCTTGTTGGCTACCTTCCCAAACCCAGTCGTCTTCGCTGGTATCGATAGATAGTACGGGAGAACCACACTGGGCTAGAGTGGAAGTCATCAGGTGGCCTTCCTTCGTCTGCTCTCCTCGAGATTTTGTATCCGTGTCGCGTGTTGAAGGCCCTATAGCTGAGATATCTGAGGTACAGCAGGGTTCGGGGAAACTTGAAAGCCCACCATTGTAAGTATCTGGTTGCTTTTTCTAAAAGCTGCTGTCTTCCAGCTTCTCCGTTGCCGGTTGCTCCGAGACCGGCTGCATCGGGGATTGCTGAGTTCTTTTGATAGAGATCGGAGTTTCCTTGCAACTAGAATTAATATCGCAATCATAAAATTCTTGCCGCTTAGGACTGG
Coding sequences within it:
- a CDS encoding hypothetical protein (EggNog:ENOG41), with amino-acid sequence MEETPMGESIKISCERCRRRKIKCDRKRPCSRCIKAGTECILSGSGEKQRPISKGYVQALEGQVASLELLLRKLAVADSAERDEMLSEIALSPPASLDITQKSQIDHAKSNTDPKVVAAQVRSGQLRRPRSSHATQFFGGTSAFHIHLSQEVSLSPDEITTHLESNSTPLMMNIPEVSASSSPRDPSFVYAPHDETSQTCMAAYFKYQYQFHMLIYREYFLRDYDVGSGRYYSDALLFAICSLGAMQLDDSRLVSDIFAHQAQQLIYAALDSPELTTLQALALLGYREIGVGHTSKGWLFAGMAFRLAHEMGLHLDPNNWDASTEGTSNRDTEILRRVYWAIFIADKQLSLYFGRPPALHPSESDVRNTIRLQYPPDWEGLLDTYICKGASATEFEDGVALVGSFIYQAELCKIAHLMITDLFENRRGNVDATVAAARSRQIHVSLTKWLSSLPGTLHWNQWTVGVVQPSVLRMHMLFHTIMIILHRPPSHMYEKQGIAESEDVEICYESLQAILRLMRTYSRHYRFRSLPLDFVQTLSTAAGTIMMKRFFQGASWEDSDIARSLSTVIDAMEEVQHTWPCMGEIKDYVVRARNAQVVMPPEDPLIGPDLMNGLELGHNVTAELMAQWGEELGTLVTDEFLSMQLQGSEQGVMAPFDFNQPPLGPQ
- a CDS encoding hypothetical protein (MEROPS:MER0033188), with protein sequence MVHNWCNCVPNSANTEFDAGAVLRTQKGNVLESNIYEYLGIRYAKAPTGDLRWKAPQEPESTTGTLKAQEYAPYCPGVNDGLSSRIDEDCLFANIWTPANATSDSKLPVMVFFQSGGYIRNASPYVNGTRLISASNNNIIFVNFNYRVGMFGFLASKEVKEDGDFNAGLLDQRFLLSWIQKHIEVFGGDPEHVILHGESAGAGSVALQLVAYGGKDEGLFAGAIAESTFMPGLPSPDDLQYQFDRVANATDCADADDALKCLRGIKSPDLQTHNEKAPFDGRTYRSYFYWAPTTDGDMFSDLPSKLYEKGEFVKVPLLSGSCTNEGSNYAVNAGSSAQFIRYMQNEYPYLTTDDTETILDLYPQEPKIAKHDTWFPSASRAYGEATFICPTNNILNAFAEHADPKTLWSYRYNVAIEEFTNDGYGVPHVSNAPAVFGPDMTAAKAGPSYRTYNAPMVPIVQNYWISFVRSFDPNTHRDEDAPRWENWGDDQRRLVFELNNNTMESVNKGQRERCEAWLDMSGSTKQ